A region of Trachemys scripta elegans isolate TJP31775 chromosome 24, CAS_Tse_1.0, whole genome shotgun sequence DNA encodes the following proteins:
- the LOC117869834 gene encoding sialic acid-binding Ig-like lectin 8 — MALVLVPAFCLLSGAYAQKWDVTVAPRPVARGAGACVTIPCSFTYPAGWSVSAVSWTRDGDQTVYHSDEARVHAAFKGRARYLGDLLHNCSLRVAGLRPSDQGTYRFRFEAVRNGSSDGWTGMPGQRLNVSDDQCQPSLVRRTDPGPSLTCSVGAACPHRPSWYDRDGARRSPGQTPGGAGVTELRISPSQLHPGAALRCQVDGYRDECDSDQFQPLATVTPNAPRVEVSWPAGKAALREGDGFTLRCLGAAPRPPGYVWTHGDLWLPEARQDLRVDKAAVSDGGSYACGVWVSGPGWGYLSLSARESVEVQRSGQCQCLSPGLMAGVVVAILLLVILVNVGACYLLRKGRRQAGAEGAVEGAELSRRPKTESPYEELQGRTQDIYGQLDSPQAGSH, encoded by the exons ATGGCCTTGGTGCTGGTCCCTGCCTTTTGCCTTCTGAGCG GTGCCTACGCCCAGAAGTGGGATGTGACAGTCGCTCCGCGGCCCGTGGCTAGAGGGGCCGGCGCCTGCGTGACCATCCCCTGCTCCTTCACCTACCCCGCAGGGTGGTCGGTCAGTGCCGTGAGCTGGACACGGGACGGGGATCAAACCGTGTATCACTCGGACGAGGCTCGTGTCCACGCTGCCTTCAAGGGGCGCGCCCGCTATCTGGGGGACCTGCTGCACAACTGCTCCCTgcgggtggcggggctgcgcccCAGTGATCAGGGCACCTATCGCTTCCGGTTCGAAGCCGTGCGCAACGGCAGCAGTGACGGATGGACGGGTATGCCAGGACAGCGGCTCAATGTCTCCG ACGATCAGTGCCAGCCCTCCCTGGTGCGCCGAACGGACCCGGGACCCTCCCTCACCTGCTCCGTGGGGGCCGCCTGCCCCCATCGCCCCTCCTGGTACGACCGAGATGGCGCGCGGCGGAGCCCAGGGCAAACcccgggcggggctggggtgaccGAGCTGCGAATATCCCCGTCCCAGCTGCACCCCGGCGCGGCGCTGAGATGCCAGGTGGATGGATACAGGGATGAGTGTGACTCTGACCAATTCCAGCCCCTGGCTACAG TCACCCCCAACGCGCCCAGGGTCGAGGTTTCGTGGCCGGCAGGGAAGGCAGCGCTAAGGGAAGGCGACGGTTTTACCCTGCGCTGCCTGGGTGCTGCGCCGCGGCCTCCCGGGTACGTCTGGACCCACGGGgacctctggctgccagaagccAGGCAGGATTTACGTGTTGACAAGGCAGCCGTCTCTGACGGAGGGAGCTACGCGTGCGGGGTCTGGGTGTCCGGCCCCGGCTGGGGGTATCTGAGCCTCTCTGCGAGGGAATCGGTCGAAGTTCAGC GCTCTGGCCAGTGCCAATGTCTAAGCCCCGGCCTCATGGCCGGCGTTGTGGTTGCCATCCTGCTCCTCGTCATCCTCGTTAACGTGGGGGCTTGTTACCTGCTCAGGAAAGGCCGGCGGCAGGCGGGAGCCGAGGGGGCTGTGGAGG